The Astatotilapia calliptera chromosome 14, fAstCal1.2, whole genome shotgun sequence genome includes a region encoding these proteins:
- the ptx3a gene encoding pentraxin-related protein PTX3: protein MFLRFLRAASLLSMCLCLPSDYEDAIEFNYGPSYYNEIAEEETPAPTPTSAPCRSSELTKWDKMFSMLENSQMRENMLLQYADDIIKVEMGSLRSEMLRFVAQYGGSCGAAVENAGRRMEMQLNSRLRETLELLKLRHRDSPAAAAGNSNQLETMLQELLSAAQTQASRLSKLETSCFSSPGGMNTKAGFHPLRGGEQGHHEQEVTTTEATLEMVLAALQEVKVEMEEALRSSRQRFLPAGCEMALLFPMRSSRIYTSIIPDVPVSLSSFTVCMWFKPTSIANKTVLFTYGNRRNPYEIQLLLKRNAALFTIGGEAHLVEARGVVNPGRWTHLCGAWSSEQGLASLWADGVKVASTPGVAEGHVLPDGGSLQLGQERNGCCPPSLSSGSSVAGFEAGFDSKLAFAGKMTGVNMWDKVLSEDKISQLSLREGHGCEQSGNIVAWGVTEMVPHGGAQFI, encoded by the exons atgtttCTGAGGTTCCTTCGGGCAGCGAGCCTGCTGTcgatgtgtttgtgtctgccttcGGACTACGAGGATGCTATCGAGTTCAACTACGGTCCCTCCTACTACAATGAAATCGCAGAGGAAGAGACGCCAGCAC CCACACCAACTTCAGCCCCCTGCCGTTCTTCAGAACTGACCAAATGGGACAAGATGTTCTCCATGTTGGAGAACAGTCAAATGAGGGAGAACATGCTGCTTCAGTATGCCGATGATATCATCAAGGTGGAGATGGGGTCACTGCGCAGTGAAATGTTAAG GTTTGTAGCTCAGTATGGTGGGTCCTGTGGGGCGGCGGTGGAGAATGCAGGAAGAAGGATGGAAATGCAGCTGAACAGCCGTCTCAGAGAGACTCTGGAGCTCCTCAAACTCAGACATCGGGATTCTCCTGCGGCTGCTGCGGGGAATTCCAACCAGCTGGAGACAATGCTACAAGAGCTCctctctgcagcacaaacacaagcatCCAGACTTTCCAAGCTGGAGACCAGCTGCTTTAGCAGCCCAGGAGGGATGAATACCAAGGCAGGATTTCATCCTCTGAGGGGTGGAGAGCAGGGGCACCATGAGCAAGAAGTCACAACAACAGAGGCCACTTTAGAAATGGTGCTGGCTGCACTGCAAGAAGTGAAGGTGGAGATGGAGGAAGCCCTGAGATCTTCGAGGCAAAGATTCTTGCCTGCAG GTTGTGAGATGGCCCTCCTCTTCCCAATGCGTTCCAGTCGAATCTACACCTCTATCATACCAGATGTCCCCGTCTCCCTGTCCTCCTTCACTGTCTGCATGTGGTTCAAACCAACCAGCATCGCCAACAAAACCGTGCTGTTCACCTATGGAAACCGCCGCAATCCATATGAGATCCAGCTGCTGCTCAAGCGGAATGCTGCCCTCTTCACCATCGGAGGAGAAGCTCACCTGGTGGAGGCACGGGGAGTGGTGAACCCAGGGCGGTGGACCCACTTGTGTGGGGCTTGGTCCTCAGAGCAGGGCCTGGCCTCCCTATGGGCGGATGGCGTGAAGGTAGCGTCCACTCCCGGAGTGGCCGAAGGACACGTCTTACCCGACGGCGGCTCCCTCCAGCTGGGTCAGGAAAGGAACGGCTGCTGTCCTCCATCCTTAAGCAGCGGGAGCAGCGTGGCAGGGTTTGAGGCGGGATTCGATTCTAAGTTGGCATTTGCGGGGAAGATGACGGGGGTGAACATGTGGGACAAAGTACTGTCAGAGGACAAGATTTCCCAGCTGTCTTTGCGGGAAGGCCATGGCTGTGAGCAGAGCGGGAACATAGTGGCGTGGGGTGTAACGGAGATGGTGCCGCACGGAGGCGCTCAGTTCATCTAA